One genomic window of Diospyros lotus cultivar Yz01 chromosome 8, ASM1463336v1, whole genome shotgun sequence includes the following:
- the LOC127807947 gene encoding uncharacterized protein LOC127807947 — protein sequence MTIEDFFTLTEMKDGLTSPARVKELVNVMQKEKDCIVKNVGDTTRQWSTVASTIAATEDKDCLDLFVQLDGLCFIDRWLKDAQRFGNDTNDRFVEESITALLRALEKLQIDYQKSISQGIWMTVENLLDHSSSRVQDRAKALFNSWKQDGDVEAVPQFVEKAGASHTDVTKGSGGIAGEGGPTELSARDITLSVGDPSEEKHVDLARDKLENPVCADVSHPENVDYLQIQASNRENTSDHQVMKGESSSYPIDSSVVLKPMEENFSIEEQSPIVHAQGVEPNTTNSSVVLKQSTEGKSDVPVLNEYSDKGNQMQVVISPLSKSMEISSASNLVEPKSPLDNNAGDAQESVTELELQKNLDAKDKGCPRDSATGDVKMDVLEGKSRMDDTGSSDCSKSMVVVQNQGLTCANTSPLDSSGNEGKLQKMDDADTSFSSEDSETADRVKEHASDESEDLGNDSNFLRAAVETKDPDVVDKRRPDLELDYSMVDALEVARQVAIEVEQEVVDRREPSCSSSERISQGGIRQTGSPRSINGKEIQSVEVTSKEVPTGPSPSTETSLKEEGLLNSAKDLGSEAENCVQDMEGNTEKGLGDFDLNKKFCSEEIDYPVSPMSTPVSVVSASRAAAVPGLPAAPLQFEGAHGWKGSAATSAFRPASPRKILEGDKTLTIRESHNSSKQRPDCLDIDLNVAEAGDEKIADLITGKKGLVSSGLPFGDSLVEGRSERLKLDLNRMSDDGDAPSDWRMEGRPFHHRNGHHSPSASSSSSSMQPALRNIDLNDQPSFHIENTDLQFYSGKSSSQNLNASGSIDSVISIMGTRVEVKRKDFAPQTTSMPNGRILEPALDVNLARSSGGLGMGSAVPYAHPPIFAYNGLATGPPVSFSTTMYGPGPVPYMMDSRVAPVVPQVMASSSASPAAYPQPPFFMSMIGAPPGSSGAGPSRPNFDLNSGLMIDGSRESGGLRQLLNPGQSRPIDEHLRVNAQPALDSGGAGKRKEPDGGWEPYPFNFRHHQPPWK from the coding sequence ATGACGATTGAGGACTTCTTTACCCTTACTGAGATGAAAGATGGGCTCACATCTCCTGCTAGAGTCAAGGAGCTGGTCAATGTAATGCAGAAGGAGAAAGATTGTATTGTGAAGAATGTTGGTGACACAACCAGGCAGTGGTCTACTGTTGCAAGCACTATAGCAGCTACTGAGGACAAAGACTGTCTTGATCTTTTTGTTCAGTTGGATGGGCTCTGCTTTATTGATAGATGGCTAAAGGACGCTCAAAGGTTTGGCAATGACACAAATGATAGATTTGTGGAAGAGTCAATCACTGCTTTGTTACGCGCACTTGAAAAGCTGCAAATAGATTACCAGAAGTCAATTTCTCAAGGAATCTGGATGACTGTCGAGAATCTCCTTGACCACAGCAGTTCTAGGGTTCAGGATAGGGCTAAAGCTCTGTTTAATAGCTGGAAGCAAGATGGTGATGTTGAAGCAGTACCCCAATTTGTTGAGAAGGCTGGGGCGTCCCATACTGATGTGACAAAAGGAAGTGGAGGCATTGCTGGAGAAGGTGGACCTACAGAACTTTCTGCAAGGGATATCACTCTTTCAGTAGGGGATCCAAGTGAAGAAAAACATGTAGATCTGGCTAGAGATAAATTGGAAAATCCTGTATGTGCAGATGTTTCTCATCCAGAGAATGTTGACTATCTACAGATCCAAGCATCTAACAGGGAAAATACTTCAGATCATCAAGTCATGAAAGGTGAGAGTTCATCATATCCCATAGATTCCTCTGTGGTGTTGAAACCTATGGAAGAAAACTTTTCTATTGAAGAACAGTCCCCCATAGTTCATGCACAAGGAGTTGAGCCTAATACAACTAATAGTTCTGTTGTCCTGAAACAAAGCACTGAAGGAAAGTCGGATGTTCCAGTGTTGAATGAGTATTCTGATAAAGGAAACCAGATGCAGGTGGTCATTAGTCCTCTCAGTAAATCAATGGAAATTTCTTCTGCTTCTAATCTGGTGGAACCCAAATCTCCTTTGGACAACAATGCTGGAGATGCTCAAGAATCTGTTACTGAACTGGAATTACAAAAAAATCTTGATGCCAAGGACAAAGGTTGTCCAAGAGATTCAGCTACAGGTGATGTGAAGATGGATGTGTTAGAGGGAAAAAGCAGGATGGATGATACTGGATCTTCAGATTGTAGCAAAAGTATGGTGGTGGTCCAGAATCAAGGTCTGACCTGTGCTAATACTTCTCCATTGGACTCTTCTGGCAATGAAGGTAAATTGCAAAAAATGGACGACGCTGATACTTCTTTCTCCTCAGAAGATAGTGAGACAGCTGATAGAGTCAAGGAGCATGCTAGTGATGAAAGTGAAGATCTGGGAAATGATTCTAATTTCTTGAGAGCTGCAGTGGAGACCAAAGATCCTGATGTGGTTGACAAGAGAAGGCCTGATTTAGAGCTTGACTATAGCATGGTAGATGCTTTGGAGGTTGCTCGACAAGTAGCCATAGAAGTTGAGCAAGAAGTTGTAGATCGTAGAGAGCCAAGTTGCAGCTCTTCTGAGAGAATTTCTCAAGGAGGAATTAGGCAAACAGGTAGCCCTCGGTCCATAAATGGTAAGGAAATCCAATCTGTTGAGGTCACATCTAAAGAGGTGCCAACTGGACCCAGTCCGTCTACTGAGACTTCACTGAAGGAGGAAGGGCTTTTAAATAGCGCAAAAGACCTAGGTTCTGAAGCAGAAAATTGTGTACAAGATATGGAGGGTAATACTGAAAAAGGCCTCGGTGATTTTGATCTGAATAAAAAATTTTGCTCTGAGGAAATAGATTACCCAGTCAGTCCAATGTCTACACCCGTCTCTGTGGTTTCAGCTTCAAGGGCTGCAGCAGTTCCTGGATTGCCTGCAGCTCCTTTGCAGTTTGAGGGGGCTCATGGTTGGAAAGGATCTGCTGCAACTAGTGCTTTTCGACCAGCATCACCTCGTAAAATTCTTGAAGGTGACAAAACCCTTACCATCAGGGAGAGTCATAACAGTTCAAAGCAGCGTCCGGACTGCCTTGATATCGATCTGAATGTGGCAGAGGCGGGAGATGAGAAAATTGCTGATCTGATAACAGGAAAAAAAGGCCTGGTCTCTTCTGGCCTTCCTTTTGGGGATTCCTTGGTTGAAGGAAGATCAGAGAGACTCAAGTTGGATCTTAATCGTATGAGTGATGATGGTGATGCTCCATCTGATTGGAGAATGGAGGGACGGCCCTTTCATCACAGGAATGGCCACCATAGCCCATCCGCTTCCTCTTCATCATCGTCTATGCAGCCTGCTTTAAGGAACATTGATTTGAATGACCAGCCTTCTTTTCACATCGAGAATACAGATCTACAGTTCTATTCTGGTAAGTCATCTTCACAAAATTTGAATGCTTCTGGATCCATTGACTCTGTGATTTCCATCATGGGTACCAGAGTTGAGGTCAAGCGGAAAGATTTTGCTCCTCAAACTACTTCCATGCCAAATGGTAGGATTTTAGAGCCGGCCTTGGATGTTAATTTGGCAAGAAGTAGTGGGGGTTTGGGGATGGGATCTGCAGTACCTTATGCACATCCTCCTATTTTTGCTTACAATGGCCTTGCAACGGGGCCTCCAGTATCTTTTTCAACAACCATGTATGGACCCGGACCAGTTCCTTACATGATGGATTCCAGAGTAGCCCCTGTTGTACCTCAAGTCATGGCTTCTTCATCAGCTTCTCCAGCTGCCTACCCTCAACCACCATTTTTTATGAGTATGATTGGAGCACCTCCTGGTTCAAGTGGAGCCGGGCCTTCACGGCCTAATTTTGATCTGAATTCTGGCTTGATGATTGATGGAAGTAGGGAATCTGGTGGTTTGAGGCAGCTCTTGAATCCTGGTCAGAGCAGGCCAATTGATGAACACTTGAGGGTCAACGCCCAACCTGCTCTGGATTCTGGTGGTGCAGGGAAACGGAAGGAACCAGATGGTGGTTGGGAACCCTACCCGTTTAACTTTAGGCATCATCAACCGCCGTGGAAATAA